In the genome of Paenibacillus pabuli, the window TATGGGCGCATGGTTGAGGGACTGAATTGGGTGCTTGGTGTCGGCAAAAAAATTAAACTGCCCGTGTCGTCGTTTGCACTCGCCGTGTCCTTAATCTTTCGTTTTATCCCGATGATCTGGAGTGAATGGCAGCGATTCTCGCTGATCGTCCGGGCACGCGGCAAAGCTGCATTACGACCGAATACGGTACGTGTGCGTGATCTTGGTCCAATGGTCATTCCTCTGCTCATGGCGCTGTTTCAGCGTGCAGAAGATATGACGATTGCGATGGAAATGCGGAAAGTTAGAGAGAATTCCTTGCTTGGAGCACGTTCCTCCTTATTGGTATGGTCCAAACGAGATACATGGATTTGCATGACTGGACTTATTGTTTTTGTATTTTATATCTGGATCAGAGACTGAAACGCAGTGTTTGCCATGGATCATGCATAAATCCTTTCATTTCCGTTCAAAATAAACATGCTTTGATCACCACGAAGCAGATATGGAGGGACGAACGATGAAGGATAAATTTTTGCAAGAAGAAAGACAAGAATATACCGATGTGTCCACGGTGGAGTCGCAGCGAAATGATATCACACTCGAAGAGTTCCCAGAAGGTCCTTATGGCTCTTCTCTAATGTCTGAATCTCTTGGCAAAAGCTCGCCATGGCGAGTGGATCAAAGGAGCGCGCACCGTTTCGATTATGAAAATCATGAACTGCACGAAGGGGAGGTTCGGGATTATCCCGGCCAGGACGTCTTCGATGAATCGGTCCCCGATAGTGTAACAAAGCCACAATACCCGGAAGAAGAAGAATCGTAATGACGTTTTAATATAAATTAGATGATAGCCTCCGGCAGGATATTTCTGTCCGGGGGCTATTTTTAGTTGAATCGAAAAAAAACAAATCTCCTCAAATTCCACAATATGGGTTATCATAGGCGTAGCTTATACTAAAAAGGTATGTGATATATCAAATTGATGAAGATCTAAAGAGCAAAGTGATTGGATTTGTAAATCTAGAAAACTAGGAAGTGTTTTCAAATTCAGGCAAGCTATCCGATGATGGAGGGTAACGTTCAAGCCGACTTATGCTGGCGGATGCGCAGATGATTTTCTAAGGAACTCAGGACGTCTTATTTCGCCTTCGGATACTCTTTCTTAAATGTAAGGAACATCAGACACGTTATTTCCCGAAATCTATGACAAAAATGCTGTAAACGGCTGTTTATCCTAATATAGCGTGTCTCAGATTCCTTAGATTTCTGCGGTCACTTCCAATCCATAAATAGGACGCCTCCGATTCGTTAGCCTCGCTCCACGCTCTGCTTCTGAGCATGCTCAGTTCCGCTTCGGCGTTCAGCTAGTTTGAAGATACACTTATTAATTGGAGGATTTCAGAATGAGAGAGATTAACTACAGCGATTATTTTTGGCAGGATGATCAGGTCAGATTGCGTGCTTTGCGTGAGGAAGATTGGGAAAATCATTATTATAACCGTTTCGACTCACCTGCTCGCCGTTTACTGGAATGTGCAGTGGAGCTGCCCCCTACGAATGCTGAGGCAAAGAAATTTACGGAAGCCTTTTCCGATTTTTCTCTAGACAGAGGACGAATCATGTTTACGATTGAAAATATGGATGGTGAGAATGTCGGGGGCGTGAACCTGAACAGCATCGATGAGAGGAATGGTACCTTTAGCATTGGAATTCAAATTGACAGGGACCATCGCGGAAAAGGATACGGGACGAGAGCCATTCGAATTTTACTCAAATATGCCTTTTTCGAGCGCAGGCTTAATAAATTCAATGATTGTGTTCTCGAAGGAAATGAACCTTCCGCAGCCATGATGAGAAAGCTTGGATGTGTGGAGGAGGGCGTGCGTCGTCAGGTGATTTATACCGATGGAAAATACCAGGATCTGATCCTGTTCGGATTAACCAAAGACGAGTTTATTGATAAGGAAGGGCTTGCGTAAGTCCATTTTAAATCAGAGAGACCAGATGTTTATGATCTGCCAATGTTAGTTGGGTAACTGACAATGTGCAAGGGGTGAAATTGTTTTAATAATATCCAAATCTGAGGTGATCGTGTGGATAGAGCAATACCCGATCCAACATGGCAAAGGTTAGGTTTTTCTGAACATCCTGATGTTCATACTTCAGGTCAGGGAGTAGGGATTGTAATTATTGATTCAATCAAGCCACATCATCTCATAAATCACTTAAATACTCGAATTAAATGTGTTACCGTACATGAAAATCTGACCGTCACCATGAAGGACATTTCATCTAATAACGGGGAGGAAGATCATCTTAAAGGTGAGCATGGCCTTATGAGTGTGCTGGCTTTGACCCATGAGCCAATTCGATTAGAGGGAATGATTCATGTCGGAATTGCACCAGCGGCAACATATATCGTTCTTGATCATGGAGCATTTACAGCAGGAGAAGGAGAACGTCTGAAAAAAGGAATGGACTGGATTCTTGAACATGGTATCGAATGGAATATAAAAATTATTCTAAGCACGGGTTGGCAGGCATTAGATGATGAAGTTCATCTTCAAAATACGAGAGAAAACTCGACAGTTAAAGCACTGGATTCAGCCGTTCAACAGGGGATTTTGGTTATTTGCTCGAATGGGAATACACGTTTAAACAACATTATGCCGCCAATACAGTATTTAGCGGTTGGTGGCTACGTTGATCGTGGAAGGGCTGATCGTTCATCACATGTTCCTTTCCCGGATGAACCTTATGGCAGAAATGGAGACGGTCACTTCAGACCCGATGTTTTGGCTCCCAGACTACACCTTACAATCCCCTCTTATAAAACGGAAGAACGTGATCATAGTGTATCTTATTATGGAGGAACATCTGGAGCTGCTGCGCTTGTCGCTGGTGTTGCCGCCTATTTGTTCTCTCAATTTCCGGAACTAAGTTCCGATATGTTGAGGCGTGCCTTGGTTGAGTATGGTGACCCATTTGAGAGTTATGATAACCCTGCTCCGAGAATTAATGTTGCTAATACGATACGTTATCTAAAAACTGTTGGTGGGCCAAAGTACATACCAAATACTTTACTAATTACAAGTATTCAAAACCCCTTTGTGGCCATTCATTCGATGGATGAGATTGAAAGAGCGCTTGCTTTAACTATGTTAGTCCGGAGTAATGTGTTATCACGAGAAGAGTTATGGGATTTCACTGAGGATTCATCTCCTATTGTTCGTAAAATTGCGGTATCGACCCTCCGTGAACCAATAAACGAACAAGAGCGGAAGTTTTATTGGGAGTGCTTATTGCATGAAAAAGAAGGTGGCGTAAGAGGGTGGTATATGCATGGGTTATTGCAAAATGCTCCAAAGGAGGAGATACACAATTGGATGAACTCTGCGACAGATATCAATTGGTCGGTTCGATGGTGTGTCAGCGAATATATGGCTCAATACCCAGAGTATTTCCCCCAACTTGAAAAAACGCAAGATCCTGACTCCATACAAGCCAACGCATTGCCCTTATGGCAATGGTACACGGCCTTATATTGTAAAGAAAATTAGGTTCTCAATAAACCAATAAAAGCAATGAAAAGAGGCATTATGAAACAAACCATACAAAGTGATGAATTAATCATTGATTGCAAAGATATTTATTTGCGTGAGTATCGACTTGAGGATTTGCAGAAATTGCAGGAGATCACCTGGCAGCCCGAGGTTTACGAATTTTTGCCGGGATGGAATGCTACAGTTGAAGAGAGAACTCTTTGGCTCACTCAATACGAAATCCCTGAGAATCAGAATTTTAAACAAGCTGTTTTGGCGGGAGGAGACATCGGAGACCTCTGTTTACGTTTGGCTATCGTGCTCAAAGAAAATGATGAGTTTATTGGATGGTGCTGCTCAGGGATCAAGGATGAACTGCCAGCGCCCAATCGTGAGATTATGTACGGCATTTCGAAATACTTCCGGAACCGTGGTTATACAACGCAGGCAGTACAAGGAATAACACAATATTTATTTGAAAATACAAACGTTACAGTATTGAATGCCATCGCTTTATTGACGAATCAGGCATCGAATAAGGTAATACAGAAATGCAATTTTGAATATCTGAATATGATTGAAATCGAAAATGAACCGTACAACCATTACCAATTGTTGAAGCACCAACAATAACCCTACTGTAATTGGCTCAAGATGACTGCACAGGAGTGATCCCATGGATTCCAAACCCCAACTTGTTTTAGATCTGGCCGGTGTGCTGATCTCCAATCTTTCCTCTTCATTCTGGCAGGAGCTTGCTAGGTATGCAGGTACGCCTTTTCCTGTATTAATCGATCAATTGAGTGCTATACGCAAGGATTTGTGGACGGGAAGGTTGACGGAGGGGCGGTTCTGGATCTGGATGCAAACACAATATCCCAATATTGAAAAGATGTATGCTTATGAATTGCTTGAACAAACAACAGAGTTGCTACCTGCCATGCATTGTCTTGAACGATGGAGCGAGCAGGCGGAACTTCATCTCTTGAGCAATCATTGTCATGAATGGATTGAACCCATTTTGCCGTTGATCCAACCATATTGCAAGAGCATAACCATTTCCAATCAGGTCGGATATTGCAAGCCAAATATAGAAATATATAAACTTGTACAATCTCATCTACACAGGGATGTACGCATTATATATGTGGATGATCAAGCTAAAAATTTGAAGCCTGCAGCTGAGCTGGGATGGGAAACATTACTTGCTGATGAACAGCATCAATGGATTGCTGAAATGGACGGATGGCTCGCAGACCAACGATATTCCACGATATAGATGCACTACATACCAATCCACCTATCCATCAATTCGATGCTAAACCAATACCCCTATCAATTCTCGGCAGAAATGATAGGGGTATTGGTCATATGATAAGAGTGGCAAGAAAACGGAAAGCTGCGTTTTGCAAGCCTCGTTCGACTTAGACTTCATTCTTGACCAATGGCAGCAAAATCGTAAATTCCGTTCCTGCACCTGGTTGGCTGCGCACTGTAATTTTCCCGCCATACGACTCCACAATCGAACGGGTAATGGCAAGGCCAAGACCCGCGCCCCCTTGTTTTCTTGAACGGGAAGAGCTTGTTCGATAGAAGCGTTCAAAGATGTGAGGGAGATGCTCCGGTTCAATCCCCGAGCCGTTATCTTTGACGGTTAACTCGGCTTTATGATGAGCGGCATATAACGTGATGCTGATGGCTCCCCGATCTGAATCGGTATGCTGTACTGCGTTGTGGAACAGGTTGAGTACAACCTGCTTCAATTTGTGAGCATCAGCCATGACATGGACTTCAGCGGTCAGGTCGAGATGAACTTGTCTTTCCCGAGCCATCATGACCAGCTGCGGCTGCATTTCGAGCAGCAGACTGCCCAGTTGGATGATTTCCTGTTCCTGCTGAGGCGCCTGATCCAGCTTGGTCAGCATTAACAGATCCTCTACAAGTTTGTTAATCCGTACCGATTCACCGTACATGCTGTTCAAAGCACTATATAATTGCTCGCTGTTGGAGGCTGCACCGCGCTTGAGTACCTCAATAAATCCGTGAATGGAGGTAAGCGGGGTGCGCAGCTCATGGGAAGCATCAGACAGGAAACGCTGCATTTGCTCTTTGGACTCCCGCTCCGCTTCAAACGAGTCTTCAAGCCTCTCCAGCATGCCGTTAAAAGAAAGCGCCAGTTGATCCACTTCCTGTTGTCCCTGAATTGAAGGAAGACGTTCGCCCAAGCTGCCTGCATCAATCCGTTGTACCGTATCTACCATACTGGACAACGGGATCAATGTCCGCCGAAGCGCCTTGGTGTATAACACGAGCCCGGCCACCATTGCCAGCAGGGATAACATCAAGAAGATCAGAAGCTGTTTCACAATCAGATCCTTTAGTGGTTTCGTAGCAGTACCCATCTGCACCATGGGTAATCCGCGATTACGTGGTCCAGGCGAGGAGAAGACGATTAACTGCTCATTGCCTTGGCTATCCGTTACAATTTGGTACGGAACATGCTGTTTATCGTTGATCTGATCGGTAATGTTCTGATATTCAATGGACGTCAAACGAGGAGCAGTCAGACCGTCTTCACCAAAAATATCCTCGAAACCACTTTGATTATCAAATAAGGCCAGTGAACGATCAGGAATGTACAAGAAACGATTGCCTGATCCTCTTGGATCTGATCCGGATTGCCCGCCAAAAGGATTGTTTGTCGAACCATTACGTGAAGACGATCCAAGCCAGACAGGGGGCATGGACATGAGCTGCTCTTCCATGGTTTTCGCTTGGTTGCGATACAGAAAGCTTTCCATAATCCAGAATTGAAGAATGCCAATCAATAGTAACAGAGCAGCCAGAATGAACAGGGAGCGCGCGAGTAATTGAGAGCGAAGCGAACGTGGCGAGATCCATCGTTGCATCCATGCCCAAAGATGTTTATTTTTCTTTAATAAAAAGGCCATCAGAGATCCACCCGGTATCCGACACCTCGAAGGGTACGAATCAGTTTATGCTCTTTATCTCCCAGTTTGTCACGCAAGGAGCGGACGTACACCTCCACAATATTCTCTTCTCCTCCAAAATCGTACCCCCATACACGGTTTAGAATAGTCGCTTTACTCAGGACAATACCATGATTAAGCACGATGAATTTTAAGAGTTCATATTCGGTAGGAGACAACTCCAGAATCTGATTATGATAGGTAATCTCTTTGCGTTGATCATCAATTCGGAATGGACCATGAGTCACTGCGCCTATTAATAAAGGAAACTGATTACGCAGTCTTGCCTGAATCCGTGCAAGCAGTTCATCGAACGCAAAAGGTTTAATCATGTAGTCGTCAGCCCCAAGCCATAAACCCTTTACCCGATTCTCGATCTCATCTTTGGCTGTCAGCATGATCACTCCGATCTGAACCCCGCTCTTGCGCAGACGCTCAACCACCTCAAATCCGTCCATCTCCGGCATCATGACATCCAGAATGGCCATATGTGGACGAAAGTCGAGGGCCACCTCAAGTGCAGCGGCTCCATCCGAGGCCGTACGTACATCAAAGCCTTCGTTGCTTAGTCCAAGCTCCAGAAATTGCAAAATATGTGGTTCATCATCGGCCAAAAGTATTTTAATGCCAGTACTTAGCTTCATAAGCAGGCGTTCCCTCCCGTTAAATCCATCGATTACATACCCTCAATTCTAGAGGTCTATATGCTGTATTATCGCTCCCCAAACTGAAAATTAGCTGAAAAGTTTGCAAGTTATCCTCAGGCAACATTCAGCGGGCACTCATCCCAGTTTTACTTTGGCATGTCACAATAGTAGACATGAAGAACTTGAAGGAGTGATTGAGATTGAATAACGCCAAACGAAGGATTGATCTGGTCCTTCTGCCGATTGTTTTACTGGCGGCATTTCTGAACGGGTATGGCATCTGGAACGACCAATATGCCAATTCCTATTATACGACCGCCGTCGGAAGCATGCTGAGGAATTTCCATAACTTTTTCTACGCATCGCTCGACTCAGCTGGTTCGGTAACCGTAGACAAACCACCGGTTGTCTTCTGGATTCAAACCGCATTTGCTTACGTTTTTGGATTGCATGGATGGAGTGTTATTTTACCGCAAGCGTTAGCGGGGATTGGTTCGGTGCTGTTGATATATTTCATGGTCAAGCCTACATTTGGTCTTGCCGCGGCGCGAATCTCGGCACTTGCGATGGCGACTGTTCCTGTTGTGGCAGCGGTCAGCCGTACCAACAATATTGACAGCATGCTGGTCTTTACACTGCTGCTGGGTTCATGGTTTTTGTTCAAGGGAAGCAAGCAAGGCAGTACGTGGCGTATCCTGGTTGCCTTTGCACTCATTGGACTTGCTTTTAATATGAAAATGCTGCAAGCCTACATGATTCTTCCCGCTTTCTACTTGTTCTATCTGCTTGCATTCAACGCAAAGTGGAGAAGAAAAATCATTTTGCTGATAGGAAGTACGGCGGTGTTGGCAGTCGTTTCCTTATCCTGGGCGGTCACCGTGGATTCTATACCGACAGATGAACGGCCTTATATCGGCAGCAGTGAAACCAATTCGGTGCTGGAACTGGCTTTTGGATATAACGGCTTATCCCGTCTCACTGGGCAGCAGAATAGATCAGCGAATGCTGGGATGCCAAACGCCTCTGATGAAGGTAATGTTCGTGGCAACTCCAATTCCCAGGTTTCAGGAACCGATCAATCGGGCAGTGGCTCGGCTCCAACAGGCAATTTACCTGGAAACGGTGAAATGGGTGGCATGAACGGCATGACTTTCCCGGGTGGTCAAATGCCAAACGGTGTCGAGATGCCTAATGGAAGAAATTTCGGAGGTGGCAATGGTGGCGGTGGAGGCATGGGCGGCATGTTTGGCACGGGGGAAAAAGGTCCTCTGCGTTTGTTCCAGACTGAACTTTCCGGTCAGGCGAGTTGGCTTTTGCCCATTGTATTGCTTGGTTGCATTGCCATTTTTGCAGGATTAAGACGGAGAAATATAACGGATAAGCATAAGGAAGCTTTGTTCTGGCTGGCTTGGCTGCTTCCAGTAGCTGCTTTCTTTAGTGTGGCGGGTTTCTTCCATCAATACTATCTGATTATGCTCGCACCTCCGGTAGCCGCATTAACTGGAGCAGGCTTTGCGGTCATGTGGACGGCTTATCGTGAACGCAATGGCTGGCAAGCCGGGCTGCTTCCGTTATCCGTGCTGCTTACGACCATTTTCGGCTGGTATATCATGCAGGTGTATAACGACACCATCGGGGCAGGTTGGTCGATAAGTGAATTGATCGCAGGCATATTGATCACGATCATTCTGATTGTGATGATTAATCGTTCACACCCATGGAAACAGGGCTTGATTATCGCAGGCTTGATGGTCATGCTGATCGGTCCGACCTATTGGGCATTCACCCCTATCACGTATGGAGGCAACAGCATGATTCCGGCAGCTGGACCGACAGGTTCCAATGGGATGTTTGGCGGAATGGGCATGGCTATGGGAGATCGACAAGGGGATCGCAATGGTGGCGGAATGGGTATGACTCCGCCAAATGCATCAGATGACACGGACACCGATCCGAATTTCCCATCATCCGATGATGCGTACTCGAACAATGCAGGCAACGGAACACCTCCGAATTCAGGCGGAAACATGAATGGCGGCGGAGGAATGCCTACAATGGGTGGTCGAGGTGGCGCGGGAAACCGTAACGAAGAAGTGGATACCACAACACTGAATTATTTGAGAGAACATAACAAAGGTGAAACCTATCTCTTCGCAACGACGGACTACAACCAGGCAGCTCCATATATCATCGACGAAAATGAAGCAGTCATTACGCTTGGCGGGTTCTCGGGCTCAGATCCGGTGTATACCACGGAAAAACTGGAACAACTTGTGAAGAGTGGACAAGTGAAATACTTCATGGTAGGTGGCATGGGCGGCCGAGGCGGCAGTTCTGATATTGGTGACTGGATCAAGGAGCATGGTACCGAAATTCCAACGTCAGAGTGGAAGACGGGTACGGACAGCCGTTCCGGTTTTGGCGGTCAAACCACTTTATACGAAGTGAAATTATAAGCGTGATCGAATGGGATAAGGGAGGGAAGGAACATGGCTCAAAAGTGCCGTTACAGCATTATCATTCCAATGTATAACGAAGAAGCGGTGATTGAGGAGACTTATCGGCGTCTGAAAAAAGTGATGGGCAGTACGGGAGAGAGCTACGAGCTGCTGTTTGTCAATGACGGTAGCGTGGACCAAAGTGCACAGATGATCCGAGACTACGCCCGCTGGGATGAAAGTGTGAAGCTGATTGATTTTGCACGCAACTTCGGTCACCAGATCGCAATTACGGCAGGGATGGATTATGCAGCAGGCGATGCGGTCGTCATTATTGATGCGGATCTTCAGGACCCTCCCGAGCTGATATTGGACATGATTTCCAAGTGGAAGGAAGGCTATGAGGTTGTCTATGCCCGTCGGACCAGACGAAGCGGGGAAACCCGCTTCAAGAAATGGTCTGCAAGCCTGTTCTACCGCGTACTGCGAGCATCGACGGATACAGATATTCCAGTGGATACCGGGGATTTCCGCCTGATGGATCGCAAGGTATGTGATGAGATGAAACGTCTTCCGGAGAAGAATCGATTTGTTCGCGGACTGGTCAGTTGGGTGGGGTTTCGTCAGACGGCCATTGAGTATGAACGGGATGAACGCTTGGCAGGGGAGACCAAATACCCGTTGAAACGCATGTTAAAGCTGAGTCTGGACGGCATTACATCATTCTCACACAAACCGCTCAAGCTTGCAGGTTACGTAGGAGCTGTTCTATCCATCGGCGGCTTCATCTATATGTTAAGTGTCATCGCTTCAGCGATATTTACAGATTCAACGATCAAAGGATGGCCTTCCATGGTCAGCATCATGCTGATTTTTAACGGCTTCATTCTGATTATGCTGGGCATTCTTGGCGAGTATGTCGGCCGAATCTATGATGAAACGAAGGCGCGTCCGCTATATATCGTAAGAGATGTGTATCAGATGGAGAGTCAGTCGGGTCAGTCACGGTTAACGGGCAGAGTAGCTCATCATGACTAATCGTCTGGTCACGATATTGAAGTTCGGAATTGTGGGTGTCCTGAATACGGCAGTGGATGCATTGGCGTTCACGTTGCTCGCTGCCGCAGGTGCTCCTGCTCTAATTGCCCAGGTGATCTCGTATAGCTGTGGGGTCGTGAACAGTTACTGGTGGAACGGCAGATGGACCTTCCAGGATGCGGGAAGACAGGGTAAAAAAAATGAAATCATGCGTTTTGTAATCACCAATCTGGTGGTTCTGGCGTTATCCTCACTGATTCTGTACATCTGCAATAGCACATTAGGTTGGAGCGTTGTCATGAGTAAAATACTGGCGACTCTCTCGGGTATGGTTATCAACTATATTGCCAGTCAGTATTGGGTGTTCCGGGCAGAGCCCGTTCAAGGATCTGACCCTTCACCCGATGCGAATGAAAGGAGTGTTTCATGATATGAGAATTAAAAAAGCAGTCATTCCGGCAGCGGGGCTTGGCACCCGTTTCTTGCCGGCAACCAAGGCACAACCCAAAGAAATGCTGCCAATAGTGGACAAACCGGCCATTCAATACATTGTGGAAGAAGCGGTACAATCCGGCATTGAAAATATCATTATCGTAACCGGGCGCAATAAAAAATCGATTGAGGATCATTTTGACAAGTCGGTTGAGTTGGAGCACTCCCTGTACGCCAAAGGCAAGCAAGCACTACTGGAAGAGGTGCAAGCAATCAGCGAAATGGCCAGTATTCATTTTATCCGTCAAAAAGAGCCGCTGGGATTGGGCCATGCGATTGGGTGTGCACGTCAGTTTGTGGGAGATGATCCATTCGCGGTACTACTTGGAGATGATATTATGGTGTCTGATCCGCCAGCGCTCGCACAGATGATTCATTTATATGAAAAGACAGGCAGTCAGATTGTTGGCGTGCGGCAAGTGCAGGCTGCTGATGTGAGTAAATATGGGATTATTGATTCACAGGGGGCGGAGGATCGTGTTCACCGGATCACCAATTTGGTCGAAAAGCCTTCCATTGCAGAAGCGCCCTCGCGAACAGCCGTGATGGGACGTTACATTCTGAAACCGTCCATCTTTCCCATTCTGGATCGAATCGAAAGAGGTGCTGGAGGAGAATATCAGCTAACGGATGCGCTGAAAGAAGTAAGCCAGGTGGAAGAGCTGCTGGCTCTTGAACTGGAAGGACGCCGCTACGATATTGGTGATCAGTTCGGATATATTCAGGCGATCTTGGAGATCGGACTGATGCGTAAGGAATTACAGCCCATGCTGACTCCATATCTTCAGAAACTTTCAACTCAGTGGGCATAGGGGCATATGTAGCAGGCGTTTATATCTGCTGTAGGACGGGGGATCCTCCGTGCCATGCTTCTGGCATAGACTCCAGCATTGTACAATGCTTCCTGTCACGCTACAATGAGCTTGAAGTTCAAGTTGCTCTTTGAGGAGTGAGGAATCATATGCATGAATCTGTCATAAAGGATCTTATTCAGTATATGGATGTGGAGGATAACGCCGCCATTCAATACATTCAGACCGAGCATCGGTTGAAACTGGGACTCTTTTGGGGAATCACGGAAGGCAGCCGCGTTCTGGAAATCGGTTGTGGTCAGGGAGATACAACGGCCGTGCTTGCGCATCTGGTGGGGGAGCATGGGTACGTTCATGGTGTAGACATTGCACCAGAGAGTTATGGTGCACCGCTAACTGTGGGTGAAGCGGCAGCCAATCTGCGGAAATCTCCGCTAGGTAACCGAATTCGAATGGATTATGATTTCGATATTCTAAGTGATCAGGTCCAATTTGCCGAGAATGAGTTTGATG includes:
- the galU gene encoding UTP--glucose-1-phosphate uridylyltransferase GalU, translated to MRIKKAVIPAAGLGTRFLPATKAQPKEMLPIVDKPAIQYIVEEAVQSGIENIIIVTGRNKKSIEDHFDKSVELEHSLYAKGKQALLEEVQAISEMASIHFIRQKEPLGLGHAIGCARQFVGDDPFAVLLGDDIMVSDPPALAQMIHLYEKTGSQIVGVRQVQAADVSKYGIIDSQGAEDRVHRITNLVEKPSIAEAPSRTAVMGRYILKPSIFPILDRIERGAGGEYQLTDALKEVSQVEELLALELEGRRYDIGDQFGYIQAILEIGLMRKELQPMLTPYLQKLSTQWA